A window of the Dyadobacter pollutisoli genome harbors these coding sequences:
- a CDS encoding asparaginase, translating into MTYNKIHINPISPEPTTGSVLVIYTGGTLGMVYERKGNQLVPFDFQQIIEKVPEIGRLDFDITFLSLSEPIDSSNMNPEIWLELAGIIETHYDQYDSFVILHGTDTMAYTASALSYLLENLNKPVILTGAQLPIGVARSDARENVITALELAAAKNEAGHPIITEVCIYFNSFLLRGNRSKKKESSDFNAFHSENYPPLATAGVRIEYNLPYIKPFQEAQNLKVHKAFDNQVAFIKMFPGISQQVVESILNISGLKGVVLETYGAGNATTETWFLNAISSAIEKDIIIYNVSQCDGGRVSQGQYQTSKFLKQVGVVSGSDITAEAAITKMMYIFGKESDPQKCIEMLARPIRGEMSV; encoded by the coding sequence ATGACCTATAATAAGATTCATATTAACCCGATTTCGCCAGAGCCTACCACCGGTTCCGTGCTGGTTATTTACACCGGAGGCACATTGGGAATGGTATATGAAAGAAAAGGAAATCAGCTGGTACCTTTCGATTTTCAGCAGATCATCGAAAAAGTGCCGGAAATAGGCCGGCTTGACTTCGACATTACATTTCTTTCGCTGTCCGAGCCAATCGATTCTTCCAATATGAACCCGGAAATCTGGCTCGAACTGGCAGGTATCATTGAGACACATTATGATCAATACGACAGTTTCGTGATTCTGCACGGCACCGATACAATGGCCTATACGGCATCCGCACTGAGTTATTTACTGGAAAACCTCAATAAGCCAGTAATTCTCACGGGCGCGCAGCTACCAATAGGCGTGGCGCGTTCGGATGCGCGTGAGAATGTAATTACCGCGCTCGAACTTGCAGCAGCGAAAAATGAGGCGGGTCATCCGATCATTACCGAGGTCTGTATTTATTTCAATTCCTTTCTGTTACGCGGCAACCGCTCGAAAAAGAAAGAGAGTTCCGATTTCAATGCATTCCATTCAGAAAACTACCCGCCGCTTGCAACCGCCGGCGTAAGAATCGAGTATAATCTGCCATACATTAAGCCATTTCAGGAGGCTCAAAATTTGAAAGTTCATAAGGCTTTTGACAATCAGGTGGCCTTTATCAAAATGTTCCCGGGCATCAGTCAGCAGGTAGTGGAGTCGATCCTTAATATTAGTGGCTTAAAGGGTGTGGTACTCGAAACTTATGGCGCAGGCAATGCTACCACCGAAACATGGTTCCTGAACGCCATCAGCAGCGCCATTGAAAAGGATATTATCATTTACAATGTCTCCCAATGCGACGGAGGGCGCGTGTCGCAAGGCCAGTACCAGACCAGCAAGTTCCTGAAACAAGTGGGTGTGGTTAGTGGCTCAGACATTACGGCCGAAGCAGCGATTACCAAAATGATGTACATATTTGGCAAAGAGAGCGATCCTCAAAAATGCATTGAAATGCTTGCACGCCCAATTCGCGGGGAAATGAGTGTATAA
- a CDS encoding NUDIX hydrolase, with the protein MSEKVAPLVQNPEGTGYLPGLAMDFVIFGFDQYQLKILLLEYRNTSLFALPGGFVRENENLNDAARRVLSERTGLSDIYLDQFYTFGDLARYDQAPLRTIMQAKGLNPTDDHWLLRRFVSVGYYALIDFGKAAPTPDPLSDNCIWYTLENLPELMLDHQTIVQKALETLRADLDRKLGGYDSWAAPLLPKAFTMGELQKLYETILGQQLRRSGFQRKMLSLDILERLEKQYRGGAHKAPYLYQFIMEK; encoded by the coding sequence ATGAGTGAAAAAGTAGCTCCCTTAGTGCAAAATCCAGAAGGAACTGGCTACCTGCCCGGACTTGCCATGGACTTTGTGATTTTTGGTTTTGATCAGTACCAGCTAAAAATCCTTCTGCTCGAATACCGCAATACCAGCCTGTTTGCCTTACCCGGCGGTTTTGTGAGAGAGAATGAAAATTTAAATGATGCGGCCCGGCGCGTGCTCAGTGAGCGTACAGGACTTTCGGATATCTACCTCGACCAATTTTACACATTTGGCGATTTGGCCCGCTATGATCAGGCGCCGCTACGCACCATCATGCAGGCCAAAGGATTGAACCCTACCGACGATCATTGGCTGCTGCGCCGTTTTGTATCTGTGGGCTACTATGCACTGATTGATTTTGGGAAGGCCGCCCCGACGCCGGATCCACTTTCGGATAATTGTATCTGGTATACGCTGGAAAATCTACCAGAGCTTATGCTGGATCATCAAACAATTGTTCAGAAGGCATTGGAGACGTTAAGGGCGGATCTTGACAGGAAGCTAGGCGGCTACGATAGCTGGGCGGCCCCATTGTTACCAAAAGCTTTCACGATGGGAGAACTTCAAAAATTATATGAGACAATTCTTGGACAGCAGCTGCGCCGGTCGGGTTTTCAGCGTAAGATGCTTAGTCTTGATATTTTGGAAAGACTTGAAAAACAGTATAGAGGCGGCGCCCATAAAGCACCGTATCTATATCAGTTTATCATGGAAAAATAA
- a CDS encoding OsmC family peroxiredoxin → MQRKAKAHWAGNIKEGKGDLSTQSGVLNKTNYSFRTRFVGDESGTNPEELLAAAHAGCFTMAVSYALTEKGVTPIELDTEATVTMDSTGISGIHLLITGNIPGSNAEAFEAITKEAEKSCLISKVLNIPVSSQALLVS, encoded by the coding sequence ATGCAACGTAAAGCAAAAGCGCATTGGGCGGGAAACATAAAAGAAGGAAAGGGAGACCTCAGCACCCAAAGTGGGGTTTTAAACAAAACAAATTATAGTTTTAGAACGCGATTTGTAGGAGACGAAAGTGGAACTAATCCGGAAGAGCTGCTGGCAGCAGCACATGCCGGGTGTTTTACAATGGCGGTTAGCTATGCCTTGACGGAAAAGGGCGTCACACCGATTGAGCTGGATACTGAAGCAACTGTAACGATGGACAGCACGGGCATTAGCGGGATACATCTGTTAATCACGGGAAATATACCCGGATCTAACGCCGAGGCATTTGAGGCAATTACGAAAGAAGCTGAAAAGAGCTGTCTAATTTCGAAAGTATTGAATATACCAGTTTCATCACAAGCACTACTTGTGTCATAA
- a CDS encoding AraC family transcriptional regulator yields MITEYRKFDLFGETFIQKMSIKAPFEFAFPVAEQACFLYMLKGEAEYHSAVDHLNIPAQQSLLLNCLYSGKQVRGAKSGGDDEIVIITFHRNTLKRVYNKELPLIFKKNSQTTNQSRGIINNDFLIQKYIEGLLFYFENPLLVSDEILILKLKEIVLLLSQTQQAEVIQTILSQLFSPATFTFRQIIEANLFLPVSVEDLAQKNNLSASSFKREFKKLYNDSPASYIKSKRLERAAQLLSVSDDRITDIAFDCGFNDLANFTKSFHDSYGVSPSNYRLKQKES; encoded by the coding sequence ATGATTACTGAATACAGAAAATTTGATTTGTTTGGCGAGACATTTATTCAAAAGATGAGCATAAAGGCACCTTTTGAATTCGCTTTTCCTGTCGCGGAGCAGGCGTGTTTTTTATATATGTTGAAAGGGGAAGCAGAATATCATTCAGCAGTTGATCATTTGAATATTCCTGCCCAGCAATCCCTGCTGTTGAACTGCCTGTATTCAGGCAAACAGGTAAGAGGTGCAAAATCTGGCGGCGACGACGAAATCGTGATTATTACCTTTCATAGGAATACACTGAAAAGAGTTTATAATAAGGAACTCCCATTAATCTTTAAAAAGAATAGTCAAACAACTAATCAGTCCAGAGGAATCATCAATAATGACTTTTTGATTCAAAAGTATATTGAAGGGTTACTGTTCTATTTTGAAAATCCATTACTGGTCAGTGACGAAATTTTGATTTTAAAACTGAAAGAAATAGTTCTCTTACTTTCGCAGACACAACAGGCAGAGGTTATTCAAACCATTCTATCTCAACTGTTCTCACCGGCGACCTTTACCTTCAGGCAGATTATAGAGGCCAACCTATTTTTACCGGTCAGCGTAGAAGATCTGGCACAGAAGAACAATTTAAGCGCCTCTTCATTTAAAAGGGAGTTTAAAAAGCTATATAACGATTCTCCTGCCAGTTATATCAAATCTAAACGCCTGGAAAGGGCAGCGCAGCTGCTATCCGTTTCCGATGATCGCATAACTGACATCGCTTTCGATTGCGGGTTCAACGACCTTGCCAACTTCACCAAGAGCTTTCACGATAGCTACGGCGTATCACCGTCGAACTATCGTTTGAAACAAAAGGAAAGCTGA
- a CDS encoding carboxylesterase/lipase family protein — MKTIFITMLLALQMMYVATAQSEKANLAPQAKTANGIVEGVVETSGVRTYKGIPFAAPPVGAFRWREPQPVKSWNGVRKADKFGPRAMQNPVFGDMGFRSDGMSEDCLYLNVWTPAKSASEKLPVLVYFYGGGFVAGDGSEGRYDGESMATKGIVSLTVNYRLGVFGFYASEDLTKESPHHASGNYGYLDQAAALAWVKQNIAAFGGDPERVTIAGESAGSLSVSALMASPLSKDLFSAAIGESGSVLGTLPPVPLAQAEQAGAKFNEQVGKKTLAEMRALSAEELLKATASAGVSRFLSAIDGYFFPEAPLKIFKAGKQSQVPLLAGWNSEEMNYRMILGKETPTLDNYTKAVQKLYGAEADKVLKEYSAASDAEVEQVATDLAGDRFIGFGTWKWIDIQSKTGGGKPVCRYLYGRPRPAMNAEMGNVSANLAGGVSKTTEPVAKAPLPKGAVHSAEIEYAMGNLSLNKVYAWTPEDYKVSATMQAYFANFVKTANPNGKGLPEWLPVKGDGDANYMYLDVNSHLETEKHKGRYVLMDAMATKD, encoded by the coding sequence ATGAAAACAATCTTTATTACCATGCTGCTGGCGCTGCAGATGATGTATGTTGCTACGGCGCAGTCTGAAAAAGCAAATTTGGCTCCCCAGGCAAAAACCGCGAACGGAATTGTCGAAGGTGTTGTCGAAACGTCAGGGGTCAGGACTTATAAGGGAATTCCCTTTGCCGCTCCTCCGGTTGGCGCGTTTCGATGGCGCGAGCCACAACCGGTCAAAAGCTGGAATGGTGTTCGGAAAGCCGATAAGTTTGGGCCTCGCGCGATGCAAAATCCTGTTTTTGGGGACATGGGTTTTCGTTCCGACGGCATGAGTGAAGATTGTCTGTACCTGAATGTGTGGACGCCCGCAAAGTCCGCCAGCGAGAAACTCCCGGTACTTGTCTATTTTTATGGAGGGGGTTTTGTGGCCGGAGACGGTTCTGAGGGACGCTATGATGGCGAAAGTATGGCTACAAAAGGTATCGTGAGCCTGACGGTGAACTATCGTCTTGGCGTGTTCGGTTTTTATGCCTCAGAGGACCTTACGAAAGAATCTCCGCACCACGCTTCGGGTAACTATGGATATCTGGATCAGGCGGCGGCACTTGCCTGGGTAAAGCAAAATATTGCAGCCTTCGGAGGTGATCCTGAGAGGGTTACCATTGCAGGAGAGTCCGCAGGATCGCTCTCAGTGAGTGCATTGATGGCTTCGCCGCTTTCGAAGGATTTGTTCTCTGCTGCTATTGGTGAAAGCGGGTCCGTTTTGGGCACACTTCCTCCTGTCCCCCTGGCGCAAGCTGAGCAGGCCGGTGCCAAATTCAATGAGCAGGTAGGCAAAAAAACATTGGCGGAAATGCGTGCGCTATCTGCTGAGGAGTTACTAAAAGCGACGGCTAGCGCCGGTGTTTCCAGGTTTCTTTCGGCGATTGATGGCTATTTCTTTCCTGAGGCGCCTTTGAAAATATTCAAGGCAGGGAAGCAATCACAGGTACCGTTGTTGGCTGGATGGAATTCTGAGGAAATGAATTACCGGATGATTTTGGGCAAGGAAACGCCGACGCTTGATAATTATACAAAGGCAGTTCAGAAGCTGTACGGAGCAGAGGCGGATAAAGTACTAAAAGAATATTCAGCTGCCTCTGATGCAGAGGTTGAGCAAGTCGCAACTGACCTGGCGGGCGACCGCTTCATTGGTTTCGGCACTTGGAAATGGATTGACATTCAAAGTAAAACCGGTGGTGGAAAGCCCGTTTGCCGCTACTTGTACGGTCGTCCACGCCCCGCAATGAATGCTGAAATGGGAAATGTGTCTGCGAACCTTGCCGGTGGGGTTTCCAAAACTACAGAGCCTGTTGCGAAAGCCCCATTGCCCAAAGGAGCAGTGCATTCGGCTGAAATTGAGTACGCGATGGGTAACCTCTCGCTGAATAAAGTGTATGCCTGGACACCTGAAGACTATAAAGTGTCAGCGACAATGCAGGCGTATTTTGCCAATTTTGTGAAAACAGCAAACCCTAATGGCAAAGGTTTACCCGAATGGCTACCTGTGAAAGGCGACGGTGATGCGAACTACATGTACCTGGATGTTAATAGCCACCTCGAGACTGAAAAGCACAAAGGGCGATACGTTCTGATGGATGCTATGGCTACGAAGGATTGA
- a CDS encoding TatD family hydrolase, with amino-acid sequence MIETHAHIYSDDYADDRTQMLDRAWEAGIEQIWMPNCDHTTIEGMMALAAEYPGKCLPMIGLHPTYVKADFEKELMIVEEWLDKYKFIAVGEIGMDLFWDVTFREQQEKAFLYQCKLARKHGLWIDIHSRSAFWETVKLIEEFADPALKGIFHCFTGTLEEAQKAIELGFKLGIGGVATFKNGGLDKVIPYIDIEDIVLETDAPYLAPVPYRGKRNEVAYIDIVAQRVADLLHLTKAEVIAATSQNAKNMLNISLI; translated from the coding sequence ATGATTGAAACTCACGCACATATATATAGCGACGACTACGCGGACGACCGTACCCAAATGCTCGACCGTGCCTGGGAGGCCGGAATAGAGCAAATATGGATGCCAAACTGTGATCACACCACCATTGAAGGTATGATGGCGCTGGCAGCGGAATATCCTGGTAAATGCCTACCGATGATCGGACTTCATCCAACTTATGTCAAGGCAGATTTTGAGAAGGAGTTAATGATCGTGGAAGAGTGGCTGGACAAGTACAAATTTATCGCAGTCGGAGAGATCGGGATGGACCTTTTCTGGGACGTAACTTTTCGGGAGCAACAGGAAAAGGCATTTTTATATCAATGTAAACTAGCCAGAAAACACGGTCTGTGGATCGACATTCACAGCAGGAGCGCTTTTTGGGAGACGGTAAAATTAATCGAAGAATTTGCAGATCCGGCTCTGAAAGGTATTTTTCATTGCTTTACAGGGACATTAGAAGAAGCGCAAAAGGCGATTGAACTGGGCTTCAAACTGGGCATCGGCGGCGTGGCCACATTCAAAAACGGAGGTCTGGACAAAGTCATTCCTTACATTGACATTGAAGACATTGTACTGGAAACCGACGCGCCATACCTGGCTCCCGTCCCCTACCGCGGCAAAAGAAACGAAGTCGCTTACATTGATATCGTTGCGCAGCGTGTGGCCGATCTGCTGCATTTAACCAAAGCCGAAGTAATCGCCGCCACGAGCCAAAATGCCAAAAACATGCTTAATATTTCATTGATATGA